Genomic segment of Methanobrevibacter sp.:
TTAATAGATCCTATGGTTTCCAAATTAATTTTTGATGAAGTAAAAGTAAATGGCCAACCAGACTATCTTGTAATTGAGGTATCTGAAGTTCAAGGATGGCTTGGAAATCTCATGAAAAACCATGCTGCATTGATGAGTGAAGCTGCCAATCCTAAAGTGGGAGTCATTACAAACATAGCAATGGACCATATTGGCCTTGTAAATTCAATTGATGAAGTATTCGATGAAATTTCTGCTGTTCCTAAAGCTATTGGTGATGGAATTTGCGTACTTAATCACGATGATGATTTAGTCATGAAATTGGATGCCAAAAATCCATTCTACACATCAATGAGTGAAATTGAAGAAAAAAATTCAGTTTATTATAATGGGGAGGCAATTATTTACAATGATGCAGTAGTTTTGACAAATGAGGAATTGCCGTTTACAAGCAATCACTTTATTCAAAATATTCTATCAGCTATTGGGGCTGTAGTTTCTTTGGGATTGGATATAGATAGGATTGCTGAAAGTGTTAAATCTTATAAACCTTTAGATAGGAGATTTACAAAAATTAAGGATAAACCATTGATATTGGATGATTTTGCACATAATCCTGATGGTATTAAAGCAACTATTTCCGAGACAAAAAAATTGCTTTGCGAAAATCAAAAGTTATTTGTTGTATGCGCCATAAGGGGTTCAAGAGGTGTGGAAATAAATCAATTAAATGTTGATGCTATTGTCGAATCAATGGATGACAGCATTGAATTAATTTTATCTTCAAGTAATGATGTCGTTAATGATTTGAATTTTGTTGAAGATGAAGAACGAGAAGTATTTTTTAACACGTTAAATGATAATAACGTCGAATTTGTTCATTATGATAATTTAAAGGACTGTTTAAATGAAACCTATAATAAAGCGGATGAAAATGATATTATTCTGTTAATCGGTGCTCAAGGAATGGACCCTGCGGAGTCCCTTTTAAAAGACATTATATAAATTTAAATATTATATTAACTTAATATAATAAATGTATATTTTATTCTTCTTTAAGGATGAGATACAAAAGAGGATATAAACATGTTTATTAAGATTAGAAGAGACACATTAATTATTTTATTACTTGCGTTCTTATTGATTGTTTGCGGTCGTTTAATTACTTATGTGGCTTTTGCATCTTCTTCTGATGTTGACGACGGTGTTCCAATCTCTGGAATCATTGTCAAAGGAAATGACATAGTCCCTACAGATACTATCAGAGCCAATGTTATGCAAGCTGGTTTTAGGGATGGTAGTATTATTTATGGGGACATTTTAAAGACTTCTATTAGGGAAGTTTCGTTGCAGGATGCAATTCAGACGGCTGAAGATTTTGCAAAACGGTCAACAGTTCCAGGTACATCTGTAACTCCTATTACTGCTGCAGATGTCCAAGTAGATAAAAACACTGGTGTTGTAACAGTTACGGTTATAGAAGACTTTTCTTCCGTTGAATTAGATAATGATACTAGGTGATGAAATTGAAAAAATTTGAAATGTCAATTATACTTTTTGTGATATTGTTATTAGCTATAAGTAGTGTTGGCGCTACTTGTAATATAATTGTCATCACCGACCCTACAGGCCAGGATCCTAATGGGGCAGCAGCGGGCAGTATGTCTTTTGCAGACAACATGTTCCAATCAACATTTTTAATGTCTAAGGATAATCACTTTGCTGTACTTTCAGGGGGTACTGGTGGTTCAGACTCTAGGTTAGAGTCTATTGTTGCGGCTGTTGCAAGTTTGGAAAACAATGCTTCTGCAGCATCAGCGGCTTCTATAGCATCAAGATATGATGGGGCTCGTCTTCTTGTTGGCGGTCCGAATATTGGTGCAGCAATAGGAGGATCTTTTGATGCATATGTTATCACTGTAGATGATGCAACAGATACTATTAAAGTAACTCCTTACAGTAGTGGTGTTGCCACTTTACCTCCAGGTCAAAGAGGAGCAATTATTCACTTGAGAAATACAAAAGGAAATCCATTATATGGTACTGCAGATTCTGTAAGAAAGGAAACTGCTATGAATATTGGAAAAATGATTCGTGATGGTTATCCTGCTACCACTATTCTTTCAGAGGCTATGGGTGAAGTAGCAAATGATTCTGGAGAAAAATACGGTGGTGGTGGTGTGAATCTTGTTTCTGGAATTTCAACTGGAGACATGTTTACTCCTAAGGACATGAATGAAACGGGTTATCCTATGAATGAGGAATACTCCAAGATTTGTGATGATTGTGGATGGAGTGTAGGATATCCTACTTCGGAAGGTTATGACAAATGTCCAGTGTGTGAAGGAGACCTAAGAACGGTTTATGCATATCAAGCTTTAGGCAATGCGATAACGGTAAGTCAAAATTCGGTTAGTGTATCGGTTTACGGAACGGATAAATCGGGTGTAGCATCTACCACAAAACAAATTGTCGAAGCAGCAGTTTCAAAATATGGTTATGATGCATCAGCTATTTCAAGCGCTATCAACAGGGCTATCGATAATGGTCTTTTAGTTGGTGTTGATCATGTCGAACCTAAAGACATTAATGTAAAACAAGCTTCTAAAGCGGTTGGTGTTTATTATAATGCGCTGCCAGGTGATAGGTCATCGCCTACATGGGACTTGCCTGTTGATGGAAATATTCTCAATATCTTAGGCAGTATTCAGACGGCAGTTGGAATTATTTTAATACTTCTGGTTGTATTCAGAAGCAGATTACTGAAATCTTTCCAAAATAGGTGATTTTCACCTCCTTTTATTTTATTTTTTTAAATAGTGATTCATATGGCTTTAATTTTAATTAGAGGAGAAAACAATTCAAAATTACTTAATGCAATTGCAGATATGGAAAGACATGGCAGTTTGAATTTAGTTACAAGGCCTAAGGTTATTGATTCTAATTTTGCCGATACATTGGTTGAAAAGATTTTAAATTCCAAACTTAAAACAAAATCCAATGTTGCAGTTGCCTTTTTTGTAAAAGAAGATACTACCTTAAGTATTATGCAGGTTAAAAAAATTCATCCTCCAGCTCATGTTGTAGTTGTCAGTGATGAATATGATGCATATAATAAACTTGAAGATGTATTGGATAGTGCAAATGATTTTCCGGGATATCATTCACATAAGGCTAAAAATGAGGGGATGATTGATTATAAGATTATCGGAAAAGACAGGCATATTAAAAATGAAAAATTAAATAGCTATATTAAAAAATAGCTATTTCCTTTTGATTTTCATTATGTTTCCTAAAGTTCTCTCACCAGATGAACTGTTTACGAACTGATTTAAGTCCACATTATCTACTTTCTCAAGCAATTTTATGTTTAAAGCTTTTTCTAATTTTTTAGTCAATTTAATGTCCGGTGTCATTTTACCAGTTTCAATTCTGGTTATTACTGAGACTCTTTCGTTTATTTTACGGCCCAAGTCCTCTCTAGACCAGTCTTTTGATTCTCTAGCTTTTCTAACTTCATTGCTAAAATCTTCAATTAATTCTTCGCTAGGTTCATCGTTTCTGGAATAATTTCTAGCTCTTGTATTTTTTTTCTGTTTGTTTTTTTGCTGTACATATCTTGGTTTTGGAGGCGCTTTTTGGATTTTTCCAAGTTTTGAACACTCTTTACAAACAACCATAACTGATCCTTCAATTTTTGCCCTTATGGGATTATGTTCTGGTACGGGTTTACCACAAATTTCGCATTCCATATTAATCAGTTTCCTAATGTTTACTTAATATATAATATTGGATTTCTTTATTAATAATTGTAATTATAAAATTTTTTGAATTTCGTTTTAAGATTCAGTTAAAATAAATAATGGCCTAACATCTATATTTTGCAGGAGTATCGGTTTTGAATGTTTCAATTGAAAACATCATTTCAAACACCATTAAATTTCACTTAAAATATTGTTAGTATTGTTTAAAATGAATACCTTTAAATACTTTAAAATTACAAATTGTTATTAAAGTAACATGTATATGAAATTTATATAAACTAACTGGAGATGATTCACATGAATGATTTTGATGATTTGGAAAATTCTTCAAAAGAACAATTAATTGAAAAGGTAGAATCTTTGCAAGATGAGATAGATTCTTTAAGAGAAGAAAAATCCAAAGCTAAAAGTAACTTGATGTGGAAAGTTAGGAAATTAGAAAAGGATAAAGTCCTAATTGAAAATGAAAAAATCAGATTAGAAAGAGAAACCAAATCTTTACGCTCCGAAGTTGATAGATTTAGATCTCCTCCTTTGGTATTGGCCACCATTACTGAAGTTTTAGATGATAATAGAATGACCGTTAAAAGCAGTACTGGACCTAGTTTCCTTGTTAATTACTCAAAATTCTTAGATGAAAAATTATTGGTGCCTGGTTCAAGAGTCGCACTTAATCAGCAAACTTTCGGCATAGTTGAAATATTGCCTTCAGAAAAAGATGCAAACGTTTCCGGAATGGAAATAGAAACAAAACCTGATATTACTTACGATAAGATCGGTGGTTTGGAAGAGCAAATC
This window contains:
- a CDS encoding Mur ligase family protein; its protein translation is MEIQDLANIVNGKLVGNDDFFSIDGFTGKFTFLNDSHTGDIVIRHWINDTGIQMAFNKNIACLITQTPKDGAIEMAEKLNFPLIITDNIELANAFALSHTIKKYSPDSTNIIITGTNGKSTTSHLIYHILKTLGFHTFTNTDSESEFNTLIDPMVSKLIFDEVKVNGQPDYLVIEVSEVQGWLGNLMKNHAALMSEAANPKVGVITNIAMDHIGLVNSIDEVFDEISAVPKAIGDGICVLNHDDDLVMKLDAKNPFYTSMSEIEEKNSVYYNGEAIIYNDAVVLTNEELPFTSNHFIQNILSAIGAVVSLGLDIDRIAESVKSYKPLDRRFTKIKDKPLILDDFAHNPDGIKATISETKKLLCENQKLFVVCAIRGSRGVEINQLNVDAIVESMDDSIELILSSSNDVVNDLNFVEDEEREVFFNTLNDNNVEFVHYDNLKDCLNETYNKADENDIILLIGAQGMDPAESLLKDII
- a CDS encoding DUF356 domain-containing protein — its product is MALILIRGENNSKLLNAIADMERHGSLNLVTRPKVIDSNFADTLVEKILNSKLKTKSNVAVAFFVKEDTTLSIMQVKKIHPPAHVVVVSDEYDAYNKLEDVLDSANDFPGYHSHKAKNEGMIDYKIIGKDRHIKNEKLNSYIKK
- a CDS encoding multiprotein bridging factor aMBF1, whose translation is MECEICGKPVPEHNPIRAKIEGSVMVVCKECSKLGKIQKAPPKPRYVQQKNKQKKNTRARNYSRNDEPSEELIEDFSNEVRKARESKDWSREDLGRKINERVSVITRIETGKMTPDIKLTKKLEKALNIKLLEKVDNVDLNQFVNSSSGERTLGNIMKIKRK